The following are from one region of the Coccinella septempunctata chromosome 7, icCocSept1.1, whole genome shotgun sequence genome:
- the LOC123317683 gene encoding uncharacterized protein LOC123317683 has translation MDFIVDCILGDIPFIIPFLKKYVDDLIAAVPEDKVAFIRDRFNRQHECIKFTVEEETDMSVSFLDTKVMRTPQNRLMLDWYRKPSSSGRYLHFCSNHPHRQKVNMVLGLKNRIQKIAHPTLRHNNLKILFGLMRENGYPEGLLKRLIYNATPSGQPQNGDSGASTSNTQMRTIYSSIPYVRGMTHALVNLLKTPNLHVVSRSEFRIDRLYSRTKDRIDVGKMSGVVYRIPCSMCDKVYVGQTSQQLKQRISQHKSDTKNPNKICALADHVRLEDHVMGYDSADVLEWELNTRKRCFLESYHIKRQTNSMNFKKDIEGVSSIYAYLIHFDLFSESGLSIVR, from the coding sequence ATGGACTTCATTGTGGATTGTATCCTCGGTGATATACCTTTCATTATTCCATTCTTAAAGAAGTATGTAGACGACCTGATAGCTGCAGTCCCTGAAGATAAGGTAGCCTTCATTCGTGACAGATTTAATAGACAACATGAGTGTATAAAGTTTACTGTTGAGGAGGAGACTGACATGAGCGTTTCTTTCCTAGACACTAAGGTAATGAGAACACCTCAAAACAGATTAATGCTAGATTGGTATAGGAAACCTAGCAGTTCGGGAAGATATTTGCATTTCTGCTCGAATCATCCCCATAGGCAGAAAGTCAACATGGTTCTAGGTTTAAAAAACCGAATACAGAAGATTGCCCACCCCACCTTGAGACATAACAACCTAAAAATATTGTTCGGTTTGATGCGTGAGAATGGTTACCCTGAGGGATTACTGAAGAGATTAATCTACAACGCCACTCCTTCTGGACAGCCACAGAACGGAGACAGTGGCGCATCCACCAGTAATACACAAATGAGGACAATTTACTCATCCATCCCCTACGTTAGAGGTATGACTCATGCCTTAGTTAACCTCTTAAAAACCCCCAACCTTCATGTTGTCTCAAGATCGGAGTTCAGAATTGATAGATTATACAGTCGTACCAAAGATAGAATAGACGTGGGAAAGATGAGTGGGGTAGTTTATCGTATTCCTTGTTCAATGTGTGACAAAGTGTATGTGGGTCAAACGTCACAGCAACTGAAACAGAGGATTTCTCAGCATAAGAGCGATACAAAAAACCCGAACAAGATTTGTGCTCTTGCTGACCATGTCAGATTAGAGGATCACGTGATGGGTTACGATTCGGCTGATGTTTTGGAGTGGGAGTTGAACACTAGGAAGAGATGTTTCTTAGAGTCATATCACATTAAGCGCCAGACTAATTCTATGAACTTCAAGAAGGACATAGAGGGCGTTAGCAGTATCTATGCCTATTTGATACACTTCGACTTGTTCAGTGAGAGTGGACTAAGTATTGTGAGGTGA
- the LOC123317684 gene encoding uncharacterized protein LOC123317684: MVTVTKITRMEADSSRLWQSLSVSFPQEMLGRFLSYQNRTYDRRFALIKERNLRKVRALSEDVLSRVRPQERWVKNISTTDVPSGVLDFLALGPKFSIDIPMKHISLQRLLSDVEYTININDSLTEEGKNVKRSLAANIVTNYMKPNKQVKNIFQREFFHCKRYLREHSELLVLKSDKGNVTVVMDRSQYMELSNNILLDHKYYEILPRDPTTTIQKKCNSFIKKMVTDGHITQNQGKLMYNYSSVPARFYGLPKVHKPTLSLRPIISSINTPTSRLSVFMSEILSSYLSANRSSYFVEDSFSFSEFIDGFQLPEGYVLISLDVVSLFSNISVELAVLAVETRWEAIGEHTSLPKNEFISIVRFLFASNYFTFNGRIYKQVLGSPMGSNFSPSIAEVVMDFIVDCILGDIPFIISFLKKYVDDLIAAVPEDKVAFIRDRFNRQHECIKFTVEEETDMSVSFLDTKVMRTPQNRLMLDWYRKPSSSGRYLHFCSNHPHRQKVNMVLGLKNRIQKIAHPTLRHNNLKILFGLMRENGYPEGLLKRLIYNATPSGQPQNGDSGASTSNTQMRTIYSSIPYVRGMTHALVNLLKTPNLHVVLRSEFRIDRLYSRTKDRIDVGKMSGVVYRIPCSMCDKVYVGQTSQQLKQRISQHKSDTKNPNKICALADHVRLEDHVMGYDSADVLEWELNTRKRCFLESYHIKRQTNSMNFKKDIEGVSSIYAYLIHFDLFSESGLSIVR, from the coding sequence ATGGTTACTGTCACCAAGATAACAAGAATGGAGGCTGACTCGTCCAGACTGTGGCAGAGTTTGAGTGTTTCCTTTCCACAAGAAATGTTGGGTCGTTTTTTGTCCTATCAGAACAGAACGTATGACAGACGGTTTGCCCTGATCAAGGAGAGAAACCTGAGAAAGGTGAGAGCTTTGTCAGAGGATGTTTTAAGTAGAGTTAGACCTCAAGAAAGGTGGGTTAAGAATATTAGTACGACAGATGTTCCATCTGGAGTCCTCGATTTTCTGGCCCTTGGTCCAAAATTCAGTATAGATATCCCTATGAAGCACATTTCGTTACAGAGACTCCTGTCAGATGTCGAATACACTATCAATATAAACGACTCACTTACCGAGGAGGGAAAGAATGTGAAGCGTTCCTTGGCTGCTAACATTGTAACCAATTATATGAAACCCAATAAACAAGTGAAGAACATATTTCAAAGAGAGTTCTTTCATTGCAAGAGGTACCTAAGAGAACATTCTGAATTGCTAGTTTTGAAATCAGACAAGGGTAATGTCACAGTCGTGATGGACAGATCTCAATATATGGAACTATCCAATAACATACTTCTCGACCACAAGTATTATGAGATATTACCCAGAGACCCTACCACAACCATACAAAAAAAGTGCAACTCATTCATCAAGAAGATGGTAACAGATGGCCACATCACACAGAACCAGGGAAAACTCATGTACAACTATAGCTCGGTTCCTGCTAGGTTTTATGGTTTACCTAAAGTGCATAAACCTACGTTATCACTGAGACCCATCATTTCTTCGATCAATACACCCACCTCTAGACTGTCGGTTTTCATGTCTGAAATTCTGTCTAGCTATCTCTCTGCCAACAGGAGCAGCTATTTTGTCGAGGATTCCTTCTCCTTTTCAGAATTCATCGACGGATTCCAGTTACCAGAGGGTTATGTACTCATAAGCCTGGATGTTGTGTCTCTATTTAGTAATATAAGTGTTGAACTGGCTGTCTTAGCAGTGGAGACAAGATGGGAAGCAATTGGTGAGCATACTTCCTTAccaaaaaatgaattcatcTCAATTGTAAGATTCCTGTTCGCGTCAAATTATTTCACCTTCAATGGGAGAATTTACAAACAAGTTCTTGGATCCCCAATGGGCTCCAATTTTAGCCCGTCTATTGCTGAAGTAGTAATGGACTTCATTGTGGATTGTATCCTCGGTGATATACCtttcattatttcattcttAAAGAAGTATGTAGACGACCTGATAGCTGCAGTCCCTGAAGATAAGGTAGCCTTCATTCGTGACAGATTTAATAGACAACATGAGTGTATAAAGTTTACTGTTGAGGAGGAGACTGACATGAGCGTTTCTTTCCTAGACACTAAGGTAATGAGAACACCTCAAAACAGATTAATGCTAGATTGGTATAGGAAACCTAGCAGTTCGGGAAGATATTTGCATTTCTGCTCGAATCATCCCCATAGGCAGAAAGTCAACATGGTTCTAGGTTTAAAAAACCGAATACAGAAGATTGCCCACCCCACCTTGAGACATAACAACCTAAAAATATTGTTCGGTTTGATGCGTGAGAATGGTTACCCTGAGGGATTACTGAAGAGATTAATCTACAACGCCACTCCTTCTGGACAGCCACAGAACGGAGACAGTGGCGCATCCACCAGTAATACACAAATGAGAACAATTTACTCATCCATCCCCTACGTTAGAGGTATGACTCATGCCTTAGTTAACCTCTTAAAAACCCCCAACCTTCATGTTGTCTTAAGATCGGAGTTCAGAATTGATAGATTATACAGTCGTACCAAAGATAGAATAGACGTGGGAAAGATGAGTGGGGTAGTTTATCGTATTCCTTGTTCAATGTGTGACAAAGTGTATGTGGGTCAAACGTCACAGCAACTGAAACAGAGGATTTCTCAGCATAAGAGCGATACAAAAAACCCGAACAAGATTTGTGCTCTTGCTGACCATGTCAGATTAGAGGATCACGTGATGGGTTACGATTCGGCTGATGTTTTGGAGTGGGAGTTGAACACTAGGAAGAGATGTTTCTTAGAGTCATATCACATTAAGCGCCAGACTAATTCTATGAACTTCAAGAAGGACATAGAGGGCGTTAGCAGTATCTATGCCTATTTGATACACTTCGACTTGTTCAGTGAGAGTGGACTAAGTATTGTGAGGTGA